A genomic region of Prionailurus viverrinus isolate Anna chromosome D4, UM_Priviv_1.0, whole genome shotgun sequence contains the following coding sequences:
- the SLC25A51 gene encoding mitochondrial nicotinamide adenine dinucleotide transporter SLC25A51, with the protein MVDSEAHEKRPPILTSSKQDLSPHIANVGEMKHYLCGCCAAFNNVAITFPIQKVLFRQQLYGIKTRDAVLQLRRDGFRNLYRGILPPLLQKTTTLALMFGLYEDLSCLLRKHISPPEFATRSVAAVLAGTTEAIFTPLERVQTLLQDHRHHDKFTNTYQAFKALRCHGIREYYRGLVPVLFRNGFSNVLFFGLRGPIKEHLPTATTHSAHLVNDFICGGLLGAMLGILFFPVNVVKTRMQSQIGGEFQSSPKVFQKIWLERDRKLTNLFRGAHLNYHRSLISWGIINATYEFLLKMI; encoded by the coding sequence ATGGTGGATTCAGAAGCTCATGAAAAGAGGCCGCCCATCCTGACATCTTCCAAACAAGACCTGTCACCTCACATTGCAAATGTAGGTGAAATGAAGCATTATCTGTGCGGCTGCTGTGCAGCTTTCAACAATGTAGCAATCACATTTCCCATTCAGAAGGTGCTCTTTCGGCAGCAGCTGTACGGAATCAAAACCCGGGACGCAGTGCTTCAGCTGAGGAGGGATGGCTTTCGAAACTTATACCGCGGAATCCTTCCCCCACTGTTGCAGAAGACCACCACGCTGGCGCTTATGTTCGGTCTGTATGAGGACTTATCCTGTCTTCTCCGGAAGCACATCAGTCCCCCTGAGTTTGCAACCCGTAGTGTGGCAGCGGTACTTGCAGGGACAACAGAAGCAATTTTTACTCCCTTGGAAAGAGTTCAGACATTGCTTCAAGACCACAGGCATCATGACAAATTTACAAACACTTACCAGGCTTTCAAGGCACTCAGATGCCAtggaataagagaatattatcgaGGCTTGGTACCTGTTCTTTTCCGTAATGGATTCAGCAATGTCCTTTTCTTTGGCCTTCGTGGCCCCATTAAGGAGCATCTGCCTACCGCAACCACCCACAGCGCTCATTTGGTCAATGATTTTATCTGTGGAGGTCTGTTGGGTGCCATGTTGGGAATCTTGTTTTTTCCAGTTAATGTTGTAAAAACTCGCATGCAGTCTCAGATTGGTGGAGAGTTTCAGTCTTCTCccaaggtgttccaaaaaatctGGCTAGAACGAGACAGAAAGCTGACAAATCTTTTCAGAGGTGCTCACCTGAATTACCATCGGTCCCTCATCTCTTGGGGTATAATCAATGCGACTTATGAGTTCTTGTTAAAGATGATTTGA